From one Perca flavescens isolate YP-PL-M2 chromosome 19, PFLA_1.0, whole genome shotgun sequence genomic stretch:
- the adisspb gene encoding adipose-secreted signaling protein isoform X2 yields MVTPEDDGNFMVKVGFLKTQHRYEIVFTLPEVPALGKDVCPAPVPSPHLRITDITPAPDGGLKVTCEYMAQQEGVLCEEVLLQSETNQDICVKVKVHARVMDRHHGTPMLLEGVRCIGVELEYDSEQSDWQGFD; encoded by the exons ATGGTGACTCCGGAGGATGACGGCAACTTCATGGTCAAG GTTGGCTTCCTAAAGACGCAGCACCGGTATGAAATAGTGTTCACCTTACCCGAGGTCCCCGCTCTGGGGAAGGATGTATGTCCAGCACCAGTACCCAGTCCACACCTCCGGATCACTGATATCACGCCGGCACCAGATG GAGGTCTGAAGGTGACGTGCGAGTACATGGCCCAGCAGGAGGGAGTTCTGTGTGAGGAGGTGCTGCTGCAGAGCGAGACCAACCAGGACATCTGTGTTAAAGTCAAAGTTCACGCCAGAGTCATGG ATCGTCACCACGGTACTCCCATGCTGCTGGAGGGAGTCCGCTGCATCGGGGTGGAGTTGGAGTACGACTCTGAACAGAGCGACTGGCAAGGATTTGACTAA
- the adisspb gene encoding adipose-secreted signaling protein isoform X1, which yields MAAAKKSCAKAGGVRFSEPSAAGAPSHVHFDEKLHDSVVMVTPEDDGNFMVKVGFLKTQHRYEIVFTLPEVPALGKDVCPAPVPSPHLRITDITPAPDGGLKVTCEYMAQQEGVLCEEVLLQSETNQDICVKVKVHARVMDRHHGTPMLLEGVRCIGVELEYDSEQSDWQGFD from the exons GTTGTGCGAAAGCAGGAGGTGTTCGGTTCTCAGAGCCCTCCGCTGCCGGAGCCCCATCACATGTTCACTTTGACGAAAAGCTACATGACTCCGTCGTCATGGTGACTCCGGAGGATGACGGCAACTTCATGGTCAAG GTTGGCTTCCTAAAGACGCAGCACCGGTATGAAATAGTGTTCACCTTACCCGAGGTCCCCGCTCTGGGGAAGGATGTATGTCCAGCACCAGTACCCAGTCCACACCTCCGGATCACTGATATCACGCCGGCACCAGATG GAGGTCTGAAGGTGACGTGCGAGTACATGGCCCAGCAGGAGGGAGTTCTGTGTGAGGAGGTGCTGCTGCAGAGCGAGACCAACCAGGACATCTGTGTTAAAGTCAAAGTTCACGCCAGAGTCATGG ATCGTCACCACGGTACTCCCATGCTGCTGGAGGGAGTCCGCTGCATCGGGGTGGAGTTGGAGTACGACTCTGAACAGAGCGACTGGCAAGGATTTGACTAA